The following proteins come from a genomic window of Salvia hispanica cultivar TCC Black 2014 chromosome 4, UniMelb_Shisp_WGS_1.0, whole genome shotgun sequence:
- the LOC125222833 gene encoding coatomer subunit delta-like, which yields MVVLAASIISKSGKALVSRQFVDMSRIRIEGYLAAFPKLVGTGKQHTYVETENVRYVYQPIETLYLLLVTNKQSNILEDLETLRLLSKLVPEYSYSLDEEGIGKTAFEILFAFDEVISLGHKENVTVAQVKQYCEMESHEEKLHKLVLQSKINETKDIMKKKASEIDKSKIEKNRGDKGGMMSFQSSIGRMDSGFGSDTNISSNNGGFGGGSSFGIITEGDSFSKQKGRLPSSATAPSKDFGMKLGKTQRTNQFLESLKAEGEVIVEDVRPSAGQSKAPASLPSDPVTLSIEEKLNVTLKRDGGIENFDLQGMLSLQILNQEDGFIQVQIETGDNPGVIFKTHPNINKDLYNGESILGLKDPNRPFPSGQGNEGVSLLRWRMQSADESLVPLSISCWPSVSGNDTYVNLEYEAPSFDLQNVVISIPLPALREAPRVQQIDGDWRYDARKSILEWSILLIDNSNRSGSMEFVIPAIDTSDLFPISVRFTSTRTFSNLQVVNVLPLKGGNPPRYAQRMLLAAENYQVV from the exons CACTTGTCTCGAGACAGTTTGTGGACATGTCTCGTATACGAATTGAGGGGTATCTTGCAGCTTTCCCCAAATTGGTGGGAACAGGGAAACAACATACTTATGTTGAGACTGAGAATGTCCGTTATGTCTATCAGCCAATAGAGACCCTCTATCTGCTTCTTGTTACAAATAAGCAGAGTAACATTCTTGAGGATTTGGAGACACTGAGACTACTTTCTAAACTT GTGCCTGAATACTCTTATTCCCTAGATGAGGAAGGCATTGGCAAGACAGCTTTTGAGATTCTTTTTGCATTTGATGAAGTTATCTCACTGGGACACAAGGAAAATGTCACAGTTGCACAAGTCAAGCAGTATTGTGAAATGGAAAGTCATGAAGAGAAACTACACAAGCTGGTCCTCCAAAGTAAAATCAATGAAACCAAGgatattatgaaaaaaaaggcTAGTGAAATTGACAAAAGCAAG ATTGAGAAGAATAGAGGTGACAAGGGAGGAATGATGTCATTTCAATCAAGTATTGGAAGAATGGACAGTGGCTTTGGCAGTGACACTAACATATCTAGCAACAATGGTGGTTTTGGAGGTGGTTCTAGCTTTGGAATAATCACCGAAGGGGACTCCTTCTCTAAGCAGAAAG GTCGTCTGCCATCCTCTGCTACAGCTCCGTCAAAAGATTTTGGCATGAAGCTTGGGAAAACACAAAGAACCAACCAGTTTTTGGAATCTCTCAAGGCTGAAGGTGAAGTGATTGTTGAAGATGTGAGACCAAGTGCTGGTCAGTCCAAAGCACCTGCTTCTCTGCCAAGTGACCCTGTTACATTAAGTATTGAAGAAAAGCTTAATGTAACATTAAAACGGGATGGTGGTATTGAAAACTTTGATCTGCAAGGAATGTTATCACTCCAGATACTTAACCAGGAGGATGGATTCATCCAAGTTCAG ATCGAGACAGGTGATAATCCTGGAGTTATATTTAAGACCCACCCCaacataaataaagatttgtaCAATGGTGAGAGCATATTGGGTCTTAAGGACCCAAATCGCCCATTCCCTTCTGGCCAGGGCAATGAAGGTGTTAGTTTGTTGAGATGGAGAATGCAAAGTGCAGATGAGTCACTTGTGCCATTGTCAA TTAGCTGCTGGCCTTCTGTTTCTGGCAATGACACCTATGTGAACTTAGAGTATGAAGCTCCAAGTTTTGATCTGCAAAATGTTGTGATCTCAATTCCTCTTCCAGCTCTTAGAGAGGCACCAAGAGTACAACAAATTGATGGGGATTGGAG GTACGATGCCAGGAAATCAATTTTGGAATGGTCTATTTTGCTGATCGATAACTCCAACCGCAG TGGATCTATGGAATTTGTTATTCCTGCAATCGATACATCAGATCTTTTCCCAATTTCTGTGCGCTTCACTTCTACAAGAACTTTCAGTAATCTACAG GTGGTTAATGTCTTGCCTCTGAAAGGAGGTAATCCTCCTAGGTATGCTCAGAGAATGCTGCTCGCTGCTGAAAACTATCAAGTGGTTTGA